A single Muntiacus reevesi chromosome 9, mMunRee1.1, whole genome shotgun sequence DNA region contains:
- the LOC136175799 gene encoding olfactory receptor 52K2-like has translation MLDHNRSNLQLTTFLLLGIPGLEDAHLWISIPFCLVYLLSLMGNVALLLIIKTDRKLHEAMYLFLCMLSVADLMLTSSTLPKILSLFWFNDREIYFEACLTQMYFIHSLSTMESGFILAMAFDRFVAICHPLRHSTILTPAVIVGLGLLIFFRGAVLLSPHPFLLRWLPYCKTNVIPHTYCEFMALIKLVCSDTRIRRAYSLIVAFLTGGLDFILIICSYVLILLTIFNLPSKAARLKTLSTCVSHVWVILVFYTPAFFSFLTHRFGHHIAPPVHIFIANIYLLIPPMMNPIIYGVKTKRIREGFLKFLTIKCVQLCKVCESPDYQQR, from the coding sequence ATGTTAGACCACAACAGGAGCAACCTTCAACTTACCACCTTCCTGCTACTTGGCATTCCAGGATTAGAGGATGCCCACCTATGGATCTCCATCCCCTTCTGTCTGGTCTACCTACTGTCACTGATGGGAAATGTTGCTCTTTTATTAATTATCAAGACAGATCGCAAGCTACACGAAGCTATGTACCTCTTTCTATGCATGCTCTCAGTTGCTGATTTGATGCTTACTTCTTCTACACTTCCTAAGATACTCAGTCTCTTCTGGTTCAATGACAGAGAGATCTACTTTGAAGCCTGCCTTACTCAAATGtattttatccattctctatcTACTATGGAATCGGGATTTATCTTGGCCATGGCTTTTGATCGATTTGTAGCTATCTGCCACCCCCTAAGACATTCCACTATCTTAACACCTGCAGTGATTGTAGGCTTGGGTTTGCTTATTTTCTTCAGAGGAGCTGTGCTTCTCAGTCCACATCCCTTTCTACTGAGATGGCTTCCCTACTGCAAAACTAATGTCATCCCCCATACTTACTGTGAGTTTATGGCCCTGATAAAGCTGGTTTGCTCTGACACCAGGATTCGTAGAGCCTACAGCTTAATTGTGGCATTCCTGACAGGAGGATTGGATTTCATACTGATCATCTGTTCTTATGTCCTTATTCTTCTCACAATCTTCAATCTCCCATCCAAAGCTGCCCGCCTCAAGACCTTAAGTACCTGTGTCTCCCATGTATGGGTCATCTTGGTGTTTTATACAccagcttttttctcttttctcactcATAGGTTTGGTCACCACATTGCTCCACCTGTCCACATTTTTATAGCCAATATATACCTTCTTATTCCACCCATGATGAATCCTATTATTTATGGTGTTAAAACCAAAAGAATCAGAGAaggatttcttaaatttttaacaaTCAAATGTGTTCAACTTTGCAAAGTTTGTGAGTCCCCAGATTATCAACAGAGATAA